A window from Paraburkholderia acidiphila encodes these proteins:
- a CDS encoding ParA family protein: MRRVVFNQKGGVGKSTIVCNLAAISANEGQRTLVIDLDAQANSSQYLLGAASADAKPNVADFFETALTFSFRPIDVTSFIHSTPFENLDVMPAHADLDTLHGKLESRYKIYKLRDALKELDMYDAIYIDTPPALNFYTRSALIAVERCLIPFDCDDFSRRALYTLLENVKEIQQDHNAALTVEGIVINQFQPRASLPQKLVDELVDEGLPVLSSRLSSSVKIRESHQQAKPVVHLDPAHKLTREFVALHQELSGA, from the coding sequence ATGCGGCGTGTGGTGTTCAATCAGAAGGGTGGTGTAGGCAAGTCAACGATTGTTTGTAATCTCGCGGCAATCAGCGCGAATGAGGGCCAGCGTACGCTCGTCATCGACCTCGACGCGCAGGCCAATTCGAGCCAGTACCTGCTCGGGGCCGCTTCCGCCGATGCGAAGCCCAACGTTGCCGACTTCTTCGAAACCGCGCTGACGTTCAGCTTCAGGCCCATCGACGTCACGTCGTTCATTCATTCGACACCGTTCGAGAATCTCGACGTCATGCCCGCGCATGCCGATCTCGACACGCTGCACGGCAAGCTCGAGTCGCGCTACAAAATCTACAAGCTGCGCGACGCGCTCAAAGAACTCGATATGTACGATGCGATCTACATCGACACGCCGCCTGCGCTGAACTTCTACACGCGTTCCGCGCTGATCGCGGTCGAGCGCTGCCTCATTCCCTTCGACTGCGACGACTTTTCACGCCGCGCGCTCTACACGCTGCTGGAGAACGTGAAGGAGATTCAGCAGGATCACAATGCCGCGCTCACGGTGGAAGGCATTGTCATCAACCAGTTTCAGCCGCGCGCGAGCCTGCCGCAGAAACTTGTCGACGAACTCGTCGATGAAGGGTTGCCGGTGCTGTCGTCGCGGCTGTCGTCGTCGGTGAAGATTCGCGAATCGCATCAGCAAGCCAAGCCCGTCGTTCATCTCGACCCGGCGCACAAACTCACGCGTGAATTCGTCGCGCTACACCAGGAATTGAGCGGCGCCTGA
- a CDS encoding tryptophan leader peptide: MDWRFWKTEKRQEEEARNWPTDTHESIRQLLGMYQGVGTPPFANWAAPGIAFTPAVETTAQNGVKGYQLALWFWLFAEKHGTIAARMARETFCLLADAAQPSSGDAIDTLLDEENRLARAVEGLSAGQRAFTLEGVSVELPMEFFLATGTLRLRPESPYAAEAGASLQGNDYKLADCFRHATDEALSVFRPMIEAVEFDAKSLPNWKWSARPGAAERHLQRRYSNPLFPLHRQMVTAHDVHEARLADNQALQDIRNELNEVRRAFFEKPELPLNWLAYLESYRDEVDRLDERRLVAGGQNAALGEAIAALRADVLAPWRAEIQKSRHSLAALEQDEARRAERRALLYGCDWTAQLLSHGSLIPPEEVVPALLSESPPELERAVTGLQSEPRLHETLAHCRAVGHRIVNELRAAGHSFPDMTDKLRILDGSFGDPPNRPHEDPLGSTPGQAPA, encoded by the coding sequence ATGGACTGGAGGTTCTGGAAAACAGAGAAGCGCCAGGAAGAAGAGGCGCGCAACTGGCCCACAGATACGCATGAATCGATACGCCAACTCCTGGGCATGTACCAGGGCGTTGGCACGCCGCCGTTCGCGAACTGGGCCGCGCCCGGCATCGCGTTCACACCCGCGGTCGAAACGACCGCTCAAAATGGGGTCAAGGGCTATCAGCTCGCCCTGTGGTTCTGGCTGTTTGCCGAGAAGCACGGCACCATCGCCGCGCGAATGGCGCGCGAAACGTTTTGCCTGTTAGCCGATGCCGCGCAGCCGTCGTCCGGAGACGCGATCGATACGCTCCTCGACGAGGAAAATCGCCTCGCGCGTGCTGTCGAGGGGCTTTCCGCCGGGCAGCGCGCGTTCACACTGGAAGGCGTGAGCGTCGAACTGCCGATGGAATTCTTTCTCGCGACCGGCACCCTGAGGCTTCGGCCCGAGTCGCCGTATGCGGCGGAGGCGGGCGCCTCCCTGCAAGGCAACGACTACAAGCTGGCGGACTGCTTTCGCCACGCCACCGACGAAGCCCTTTCCGTTTTCCGGCCGATGATCGAGGCTGTCGAATTCGACGCGAAGTCGCTGCCCAACTGGAAATGGAGCGCACGGCCGGGTGCGGCCGAGCGGCATCTGCAGCGGCGCTATAGCAATCCGCTTTTCCCGCTGCACCGGCAGATGGTCACGGCCCACGACGTTCATGAGGCGCGGCTCGCCGACAATCAGGCGCTGCAGGACATTCGCAACGAACTCAATGAAGTGAGGCGCGCGTTCTTCGAAAAGCCGGAGCTGCCGTTGAACTGGCTGGCGTACCTCGAAAGCTATCGGGACGAAGTCGACCGGCTCGATGAACGCCGACTCGTGGCGGGCGGGCAAAACGCCGCGCTCGGCGAAGCGATCGCGGCGCTGCGTGCCGATGTGCTTGCGCCGTGGCGTGCCGAGATTCAGAAAAGCCGCCACAGTCTCGCCGCGCTCGAACAGGACGAGGCGCGCAGGGCCGAACGGCGCGCGCTGCTGTACGGATGCGACTGGACCGCGCAACTGCTGAGTCACGGCTCGCTCATCCCGCCGGAGGAAGTCGTTCCCGCGCTGCTCAGCGAATCGCCGCCTGAGCTGGAGCGGGCAGTGACGGGTCTGCAGTCCGAGCCGCGTTTGCACGAGACGCTGGCGCACTGCCGGGCCGTTGGGCATCGGATCGTCAATGAGCTACGCGCCGCGGGTCACAGCTTTCCCGACATGACCGACAAGCTTCGTATTCTCGACGGCTCGTTTGGCGACCCGCCGAACCGCCCCCATGAGGACCCGCTCGGCAGCACGCCGGGGCAGGCGCCGGCCTGA
- a CDS encoding ABC transporter permease: MNHYAIRAIYRFEMARTRRTLMQSIVAPVISTSLYFIVFGSAIGSRIKEVNGVSYGAFIVPGLIMLSLLSQSISNASFGIYFPRFTGTIYELLSAPVSYLEIVVSYVGAAATKSVVLGLIILATAALFVPIQIQHPVWMALFLLLTAVTFSLLGFIIGIWADNFEKLQIVPLLVITPLTFLGGAFYSVDMLPTAWKVITLFNPIVYLISGFRWSFYGLADVDVGVSLGMTAAFLALFLVITAWIFKTGYRLKT; encoded by the coding sequence ATGAACCATTACGCAATTCGCGCCATCTACCGCTTCGAAATGGCGCGCACCCGGCGCACGCTGATGCAGAGCATCGTCGCGCCGGTGATTTCGACCTCGCTCTACTTCATCGTATTCGGCTCCGCGATCGGTTCGCGCATCAAGGAAGTCAACGGTGTGAGCTACGGCGCGTTCATCGTGCCGGGCCTCATCATGCTGTCGCTCTTGTCGCAGAGTATTTCGAACGCGTCGTTCGGCATCTACTTCCCGCGCTTCACGGGCACGATTTACGAACTGCTCTCGGCGCCCGTGTCCTACCTCGAAATCGTGGTCAGCTATGTCGGCGCGGCGGCGACCAAGTCGGTCGTGCTCGGGCTCATCATCCTCGCGACCGCGGCGCTGTTCGTGCCGATCCAGATCCAGCATCCCGTGTGGATGGCGCTGTTCCTGCTGCTCACGGCGGTCACGTTCAGCCTGCTCGGCTTCATTATCGGCATCTGGGCGGACAACTTCGAGAAACTGCAGATCGTGCCGCTCCTCGTCATCACACCGTTGACGTTCCTCGGCGGCGCGTTCTACTCGGTCGACATGCTGCCGACCGCATGGAAGGTGATCACGCTATTCAACCCGATCGTCTATCTCATCAGCGGATTTCGCTGGAGCTTCTACGGGCTCGCGGACGTCGACGTTGGCGTGAGTCTCGGCATGACGGCCGCTTTTCTCGCGCTGTTCCTCGTGATCACCGCGTGGATCTTCAAAACGGGCTACCGGCTGAAAACCTGA
- a CDS encoding ABC transporter ATP-binding protein, which yields MQTILSIENLSKVYASGLRALTNINLEIQRGEIFALLGPNGAGKTTLISIICGIVNASEGSVRVAGHDILADYRAARSLIGLVPQELTTDAFETVWATVSFSRGLFGKPANPAYVERVLRDLSLWEKRNNKIMTLSGGMKRRVLIAKALAHEPQVLFLDEPTAGVDVELRRDMWELVRGLKANGVTIILTTHYIDEAEEMADRIGVINAGKIMLVERKDVLMRKLGRKQLTLQLEAPLSAIPEGLAAWGLELADGGAELIYTYDSENERNDIIALLKNLGDAGIGFTDLKTSQSSLEDIFVSLVHKDPAAAAPFATPAVAQDSNAQVKGQVTSR from the coding sequence ATGCAAACGATCCTCTCCATCGAGAATCTCTCGAAAGTCTATGCGTCGGGACTCCGGGCGCTCACGAACATCAACCTCGAGATCCAGCGCGGCGAAATCTTCGCGCTGTTGGGGCCGAATGGCGCGGGCAAGACGACGCTCATCAGCATCATCTGCGGCATCGTCAATGCGAGCGAAGGCAGCGTGCGCGTGGCCGGTCACGATATCCTCGCCGACTACCGCGCCGCACGCTCGCTGATCGGCCTCGTGCCGCAAGAGCTCACCACCGACGCCTTCGAAACGGTGTGGGCCACCGTATCGTTTAGCCGGGGCCTGTTCGGCAAGCCGGCCAACCCCGCGTATGTCGAGCGCGTGCTGCGCGACCTGTCGCTGTGGGAGAAGCGCAACAACAAGATCATGACGCTCTCGGGCGGCATGAAGCGCCGCGTGCTGATCGCGAAGGCGCTCGCGCACGAGCCACAGGTTCTGTTTCTGGACGAACCGACCGCGGGTGTGGACGTCGAACTGCGCCGCGACATGTGGGAACTCGTGCGCGGGCTCAAGGCGAACGGCGTGACGATCATCCTCACGACCCACTACATCGACGAGGCGGAAGAGATGGCCGACCGGATCGGCGTGATCAACGCAGGCAAGATCATGCTCGTCGAGCGCAAGGACGTCCTCATGCGCAAGCTGGGCCGCAAGCAGTTGACGCTGCAGCTCGAAGCGCCGTTGAGCGCCATTCCGGAAGGGCTCGCCGCCTGGGGGCTGGAACTCGCCGATGGCGGCGCCGAGCTCATCTATACCTACGACAGCGAAAACGAGCGCAACGACATCATTGCGCTGCTGAAGAACCTGGGCGATGCGGGCATTGGCTTCACGGACCTGAAAACGAGCCAGAGTTCGCTGGAGGACATCTTCGTGAGTCTCGTCCATAAAGACCCGGCCGCCGCCGCGCCATTCGCCACACCCGCAGTCGCGCAAGACAGCAACGCACAGGTAAAAGGACAGGTAACCTCGCGATGA
- a CDS encoding transporter substrate-binding domain-containing protein, which translates to MKLKKLLFTSALAVSALGFTAISAHAEDLLDSVKQAGVLKIGLEGTYPPFDSRDSSGQLVGFDVDVAKAVAAKLGVKPEFIPTEWSGIIAALQAGKFDVIVNQVTVTPQRQQALDFSQPYTYSAAQLIQRSDDKREFKTLDEFKGDKKLGVTLGTNYDQMARAVPGINVQTYPGAPEKLRDLAAKRIDATMDDRLMLPYIIKTSNLPLRPGAVLPGADQEMAIPFRKGNPKFEKAINDALTSLKQDGTLKKISMQWFGQDVTQPLAH; encoded by the coding sequence ATGAAGTTGAAGAAGCTCCTGTTCACAAGCGCGCTTGCCGTATCGGCACTGGGATTTACCGCCATTTCCGCTCATGCGGAAGATCTGCTGGATTCCGTCAAGCAAGCCGGGGTGCTCAAGATCGGCCTGGAAGGCACCTATCCCCCGTTCGATTCCCGTGACAGCAGCGGCCAGCTCGTCGGCTTCGACGTGGACGTCGCGAAGGCCGTGGCGGCCAAGCTCGGGGTCAAGCCCGAGTTCATTCCCACCGAATGGAGCGGCATTATCGCGGCGCTGCAAGCCGGCAAGTTCGACGTGATCGTCAATCAGGTGACCGTCACGCCGCAACGCCAGCAGGCGCTCGACTTCAGCCAGCCGTATACGTACTCGGCGGCCCAGCTGATCCAGCGCTCCGACGACAAACGCGAGTTCAAGACGCTCGACGAATTCAAGGGCGACAAGAAGCTCGGCGTGACGCTCGGCACCAACTATGACCAGATGGCGCGTGCCGTTCCGGGTATCAACGTGCAAACGTATCCCGGCGCGCCGGAGAAGCTGCGCGACCTGGCCGCGAAGCGTATCGACGCGACGATGGACGACCGCCTGATGCTGCCGTACATCATCAAGACGTCGAATCTGCCGCTGCGTCCGGGCGCCGTGTTGCCGGGCGCCGATCAGGAAATGGCCATTCCGTTCCGCAAGGGCAATCCGAAGTTCGAGAAGGCGATCAACGACGCGCTCACCTCGCTCAAGCAGGACGGCACGCTCAAGAAGATCTCCATGCAGTGGTTCGGCCAGGACGTGACGCAGCCGCTCGCTCACTGA
- a CDS encoding c-type cytochrome — translation MTKTINASQRVRGLRRVALAAAVTLACVSARPALAADAATIQRGAYLAVVGDCAACHTAPHGKPFAGGLPMNTPLGRIYTTNITPDPDTGIGGYTQADFARAMREGVAKDGHNLYPAMPYPSYAKVRDEDVAALYAYFMQGVQPVRQSNRDADIKWPMNMRWPLKLWNAVFLEKGAYQDKAGKDAAWNRGAYLVQGLGHCSSCHTPRGIGFNEKALDESGDAWLTGAALDGWFASNLTGEHNTGLGRWSEADLAQFLKTGANQHASAFGAMTDVVNKSTQAMNDTDVNAIARYLKSLPAKGGDGGPAYAYDAQATKVSLSRPANDAGARVYTAYCMHCHGADGRGFAPMFAPLAGNPNVLEKDASSLINVTLNGTGDLVIQGMPAPYPMPAYADVLSDKQIADVLTFVRAGWNNQAGAVGAAEVAKMRTRTQAAR, via the coding sequence ATGACGAAAACGATCAACGCATCCCAACGCGTCCGCGGCCTGCGCCGCGTTGCCCTCGCGGCCGCCGTGACGCTCGCCTGCGTGAGCGCGCGCCCCGCCCTCGCGGCTGACGCCGCTACGATCCAGCGCGGCGCCTATCTCGCCGTCGTGGGCGACTGCGCGGCGTGCCACACCGCGCCGCACGGCAAGCCGTTTGCAGGCGGCCTGCCGATGAACACACCGCTCGGCCGCATCTACACGACCAACATCACGCCCGACCCGGACACCGGCATCGGCGGCTACACGCAGGCGGACTTCGCGCGCGCCATGCGCGAGGGTGTGGCGAAAGATGGCCACAACCTCTATCCTGCCATGCCTTATCCCTCGTACGCGAAGGTACGCGACGAAGACGTCGCCGCGCTCTACGCGTACTTCATGCAGGGCGTGCAACCGGTCAGGCAGAGCAATCGCGACGCCGACATCAAGTGGCCGATGAACATGCGCTGGCCGCTCAAGCTCTGGAACGCCGTCTTTCTCGAGAAAGGCGCGTACCAGGACAAAGCGGGCAAGGACGCGGCGTGGAATCGCGGCGCGTACCTCGTGCAGGGGCTCGGTCACTGCAGCTCGTGCCACACGCCGCGCGGCATCGGCTTCAACGAGAAGGCGCTCGACGAAAGCGGCGACGCCTGGCTCACGGGCGCCGCGCTCGACGGCTGGTTCGCCTCGAACCTGACGGGAGAGCACAACACGGGCCTCGGGCGCTGGAGCGAAGCGGACCTCGCGCAGTTCCTGAAGACGGGTGCGAACCAGCACGCCTCGGCGTTCGGCGCGATGACCGATGTGGTCAACAAGAGCACCCAGGCCATGAACGACACCGACGTCAACGCGATCGCGCGCTACCTGAAGTCGCTGCCGGCGAAGGGCGGCGACGGCGGACCGGCGTATGCGTACGACGCGCAAGCGACGAAAGTGTCGCTCTCGCGCCCGGCGAACGATGCGGGCGCGCGCGTCTACACGGCGTATTGCATGCATTGCCACGGCGCCGACGGGCGCGGCTTCGCGCCGATGTTCGCGCCGCTCGCGGGCAATCCGAACGTGCTGGAGAAGGACGCGTCGTCGCTCATCAACGTCACGCTCAACGGCACCGGCGATCTCGTGATCCAGGGCATGCCCGCGCCGTACCCCATGCCCGCTTATGCAGATGTCCTAAGCGACAAGCAGATCGCCGACGTGCTCACGTTCGTGCGCGCGGGGTGGAACAACCAGGCGGGTGCGGTGGGCGCGGCAGAGGTGGCGAAGATGCGCACGAGAACGCAGGCTGCGCGGTAA
- a CDS encoding xanthine dehydrogenase family protein molybdopterin-binding subunit, whose product MSQGLLDAQNGAPRRKPQHLGSGQVTRRTFLKLGAAAGGGLLLGISFSAGAQGDSQTRQSIVGGDGNEAPQDGVFEPNAFVQIDRSGKVTLIVPKVEMGQGVYTSIPMLIAEELEVPLDSVTVDHAPPNEKLFTDPLLGGQLTGGSTSIRFAWQPMREAGAAARTVLIQTAAAQWQVDPASCHAKAGEVLHDASGRRIAYGQLVDAAAHLPVPQKVALKDPKDFTLVGKPTKRLDSPEKVDGAAQFGLDVRLPDMVYAAIVNCPVFGGTLVKVDDTRAKQVPGVTQIVKIDNAVAVIGAHTWAAKRGAAALVVEWNEGAGASVSMQQIVGDLASASQREGAVARKDGDVQQGFGNAKTRIDAVYQQPFLAHATMEPINCTVHVQPDGCDIWVGTQVPTRAVDAAVAVTGLKPEQITVHNHLLGGGFGRRLEVDAITQALKIGKQLTVPVKVFYTREEDIQHDMYRPYYYDRISAGLDANGKPVAWQHRIAGSSIMARFAPPAFQHGVDPDAVEVAADLPYDLPNQLIEYVRQEPHAVPTAFWRGVGPTRGTFVVESFIDELAVAAKTDPVTYRRNLLGKSPRALGVLDVATRAANWGPPMPKGQGRGVSVMHAFGSFLSMVADVTVEDGEVRVNRVVCAVDCGMAVNPETIEAQIQGGIAFGITAALWGEITIERGRVTQTNFTDYRIMRIDQMPVIEVHMVKSAEAPGGIGEPGTSAVIPAVANAIYAATGKRLRHLPVGRQLVNAGASAQSA is encoded by the coding sequence ATGTCACAAGGTCTCCTCGATGCGCAGAACGGCGCGCCGCGACGCAAGCCCCAACACCTCGGCAGCGGCCAGGTCACACGCCGCACTTTCCTCAAGCTCGGCGCGGCAGCGGGCGGCGGGCTGCTGCTCGGCATCAGCTTTTCCGCAGGCGCTCAGGGCGACAGCCAGACGCGCCAGTCGATCGTTGGCGGCGACGGCAACGAAGCGCCGCAAGACGGCGTGTTCGAGCCGAACGCGTTCGTGCAGATCGACCGCTCGGGCAAGGTCACGCTCATCGTGCCGAAGGTCGAGATGGGGCAAGGCGTGTACACCTCGATTCCCATGCTGATCGCGGAGGAACTCGAAGTACCGCTCGACAGCGTCACCGTCGACCACGCGCCGCCCAACGAGAAGCTCTTCACCGACCCGCTGCTGGGCGGCCAGCTCACGGGCGGCTCGACGTCGATCCGCTTTGCGTGGCAGCCCATGCGCGAAGCGGGTGCCGCCGCGCGCACCGTGCTGATCCAGACGGCGGCGGCGCAGTGGCAAGTCGATCCCGCCAGCTGCCACGCCAAAGCAGGCGAGGTGCTACATGACGCGAGCGGCCGGCGCATCGCCTATGGCCAGCTCGTCGACGCGGCGGCCCACCTGCCCGTACCGCAGAAGGTGGCGCTCAAGGACCCGAAGGACTTCACGCTGGTCGGCAAGCCCACGAAGCGCCTCGACTCGCCGGAGAAGGTGGACGGCGCGGCGCAATTCGGCCTCGACGTGCGCCTACCCGACATGGTCTACGCCGCCATCGTGAACTGCCCCGTGTTCGGCGGCACGCTGGTGAAGGTCGACGACACGCGCGCGAAGCAGGTTCCCGGCGTCACGCAGATCGTGAAGATCGACAACGCCGTGGCCGTGATCGGCGCGCACACGTGGGCGGCGAAACGCGGCGCGGCGGCGCTCGTCGTCGAATGGAACGAAGGCGCGGGCGCGAGCGTGTCGATGCAGCAGATCGTCGGCGATCTCGCGAGCGCCTCGCAACGCGAGGGCGCCGTTGCACGCAAGGATGGCGACGTGCAGCAGGGGTTCGGTAACGCAAAAACGCGCATCGATGCGGTGTATCAGCAGCCGTTCCTTGCGCACGCAACGATGGAGCCGATCAACTGCACGGTCCACGTGCAGCCCGACGGCTGCGACATCTGGGTGGGCACCCAGGTGCCCACGCGCGCCGTGGATGCGGCCGTGGCCGTCACCGGTCTCAAGCCAGAGCAGATCACCGTGCACAATCACCTGCTCGGCGGCGGCTTTGGGCGGCGGCTCGAAGTCGATGCGATCACCCAGGCGCTCAAGATCGGCAAGCAGCTCACTGTGCCGGTGAAGGTGTTCTACACGCGCGAGGAAGACATTCAGCACGACATGTACCGGCCGTACTACTACGACCGCATCTCGGCCGGGCTCGACGCGAACGGCAAACCCGTGGCCTGGCAGCACCGCATCGCGGGTTCCTCGATCATGGCGCGCTTTGCGCCGCCCGCCTTCCAGCACGGCGTGGACCCCGATGCCGTGGAAGTCGCCGCCGACCTGCCCTACGACCTGCCAAACCAGCTGATCGAATACGTGCGCCAGGAGCCGCATGCGGTGCCCACCGCGTTCTGGCGTGGCGTGGGACCCACGCGCGGCACGTTCGTGGTGGAAAGCTTCATTGACGAGCTGGCCGTGGCCGCGAAAACCGATCCGGTCACCTACCGCCGCAATCTGCTCGGCAAATCGCCGCGCGCGCTGGGGGTGCTCGACGTGGCCACGCGTGCCGCCAACTGGGGACCGCCGATGCCGAAGGGCCAGGGGCGCGGCGTTTCGGTGATGCACGCGTTCGGCAGCTTCCTCAGCATGGTCGCGGACGTCACCGTGGAAGATGGCGAGGTGCGCGTGAACCGCGTGGTGTGCGCCGTGGATTGCGGCATGGCCGTCAACCCCGAGACCATCGAGGCACAGATCCAGGGCGGCATTGCGTTCGGCATCACCGCCGCGTTGTGGGGGGAAATCACGATCGAGCGCGGACGCGTCACGCAAACCAACTTCACCGACTACCGCATCATGCGCATCGACCAGATGCCGGTAATCGAGGTGCATATGGTGAAGAGCGCCGAAGCGCCTGGCGGGATCGGCGAGCCCGGCACCTCGGCGGTCATTCCGGCCGTGGCGAATGCGATCTATGCGGCCACCGGAAAGCGTCTGCGGCATTTGCCCGTGGGCCGCCAGCTCGTGAACGCGGGCGCGTCCGCACAGTCGGCTTGA
- a CDS encoding (2Fe-2S)-binding protein has product MTTLTINGETHTVDAPPDMPLLWVLRDIVGLTGTKFGCGIAQCGACTVHLDGEAARSCVLPVAAVAGRKITTIEAIGATPAGQKVQKAWREIDVVQCGYCQSGQVMSAAALIAANPNPSDADIDAAMAGNICRCGTYARIRAAIKQAAKEA; this is encoded by the coding sequence ATGACGACGCTGACAATCAACGGAGAAACTCACACGGTCGACGCGCCACCCGACATGCCGCTGCTCTGGGTCTTGCGCGACATTGTCGGCCTGACCGGCACGAAGTTCGGCTGCGGCATTGCGCAGTGCGGCGCATGCACGGTGCATCTCGACGGCGAAGCGGCGCGCTCGTGCGTGCTGCCGGTCGCGGCCGTTGCAGGCCGCAAGATCACGACCATCGAGGCCATCGGCGCGACGCCTGCGGGGCAGAAGGTTCAGAAGGCCTGGCGCGAGATCGACGTCGTGCAGTGCGGCTACTGTCAGTCGGGGCAGGTCATGTCGGCGGCGGCGCTCATCGCCGCGAATCCGAACCCGAGCGACGCCGACATCGACGCCGCGATGGCGGGCAACATCTGCCGCTGTGGCACCTATGCGCGGATCCGCGCCGCCATCAAGCAAGCCGCAAAGGAGGCCTGA
- a CDS encoding lysozyme, which yields MHTGRRMEKMNSEEIMAQPRAVNAQTIQLVKQAEGIPGIATGDIYPYMDPIGIWTIGWGHAIGIDGRFLRGNADLDKVKALYPDGISEAQAEIFLQADLMHAGSGVLSVVTVALNDNQYGALTSFTLNLGLGNLRSSTLLKLLNERDFDDAAKQFPRWSFANGKQLPGLLKRREAEQSLFLN from the coding sequence ATGCATACCGGCAGGCGAATGGAAAAAATGAATAGTGAGGAAATCATGGCTCAACCTCGCGCTGTCAACGCGCAAACCATTCAACTCGTCAAACAGGCTGAGGGAATTCCTGGTATTGCGACGGGCGATATTTATCCGTACATGGACCCGATAGGCATCTGGACGATCGGATGGGGTCACGCCATTGGGATCGACGGCCGTTTCCTGCGCGGCAACGCCGATCTCGACAAGGTCAAGGCGCTCTATCCGGACGGCATCAGCGAGGCGCAGGCAGAAATTTTCCTGCAGGCCGACTTGATGCATGCCGGAAGCGGCGTGCTTTCAGTCGTCACGGTGGCGCTGAATGACAACCAGTACGGCGCACTGACGAGTTTCACGCTCAATCTCGGCTTGGGCAATCTGCGTTCGTCGACGCTCCTCAAGCTTTTGAACGAGAGAGACTTCGACGATGCCGCGAAGCAGTTCCCGCGCTGGAGTTTCGCCAACGGAAAACAGCTGCCGGGCTTGCTCAAGCGAAGGGAAGCCGAGCAATCGCTCTTCCTCAACTGA